The genomic window TTTTCAGCTGCCCGATTATTAATCTGACTTCGATTATAAGAGCCGGTATAGCATCCCTTTTATTTTAGAAATGAAATGTTATTGCAGTCTATTCAGTATCCTTATTTAAAATTATTGAAGAAACCAGGCAAATAAAATGGTAAACGGATAAAGCATCTTTATTTATCAACCCTACGATACCTATTCAGATTCCGGAAACGGGTTTGTTTACAAAATACCGGGCAACCGGCCGATTATGATCAGTTTCAAAAACTTACATTTAATCAATCCGATTATCCGTGCGGTTACGGAAGCGGGATATTCAAAGCCTACTGAATTACAGAGTTTTGCAGTCCCCCATATTCTGGCAGGCCATGATGTAGTGGCATGTTCGGATTCCGGCACCGGAAAAACAGGCGCTTTTGTAATGCCTATTCTTCAGCTGTTGCAGAAGAACCCACAGGAACACAGGAAAATAAGGGTATTGATCCTTAGCCCGGAAAGAGAACATGTAATACAGGTTGAGGATAACTTAAGCATATACAGTAAATACCTTCCGCTTTCCCAGCTTTCCGTTTTTGGCGGAACTTCTACCGGAGGCCATCTTTCTGCTTTAAGAAAAAGAGTGGATCTGCTGGTGGCAACCCCAGAAAGGCTATTGGAACTTGCTGTACAGCGGTATATCGACCTTTCTAAAATTGAAATACTGGTACTGGATGAAGCCGACCGGATTTTTGAAATGGGAGGGGCCGATGAAGTGAAAAAAATT from Chryseobacterium sp. SORGH_AS_0447 includes these protein-coding regions:
- a CDS encoding DEAD/DEAH box helicase produces the protein MISFKNLHLINPIIRAVTEAGYSKPTELQSFAVPHILAGHDVVACSDSGTGKTGAFVMPILQLLQKNPQEHRKIRVLILSPEREHVIQVEDNLSIYSKYLPLSQLSVFGGTSTGGHLSALRKRVDLLVATPERLLELAVQRYIDLSKIEILVLDEADRIFEMGGADEVKKILKLIPHKRQTLFFSAAMPESVRKFAETVLRKPVEVTVGHYQEEKTDRRYVS